The Candidatus Hydrogenedentota bacterium DNA window CGAGGATTGCCCGCTTGCCGCGCCCTTGGGCATCCAGCCCCGCGGTTGAACACACCCAAAACGCATGGCCCGGAATATGCCCCCGTGCGCGAGTGGCCGCTCTTGCATCCCGGTGCGGGTGCCCTGATACCATGTTTTCAAGCAGCGGGAGGTACGAAGCATGGCGCTTTGGGGCGGCGTGGAAGCCGGCGGCACAAAATTCGTGTGCGCCGTGGCGGCAGGGCCCGAGGAAATCCTGGCGGAAACCCGTTTCCCGACCACCACGCCTCAGGAGACCATTGCGAGGGCCGTCGCATTTTTTCTTGAAGAGCAGCAACGCCATGGCCCGGTCGCGGGCCTGGGCATCGCTTCTTTCGGGCCGGTGGACCCGAAACCCGGCTCGCCTACGTATGGCTGCATTACCACCACGCCGAAACGCGGGTGGGCCAATACCGATCTTGCTGGGCCATTGCGCGAGGCATTGCGGGCACCCATCGGTTTTGACACGGACGTAAACGGCGCCGCGCTCGCCGAGGGACGCTGGGGCGCCGCGCAGGGCCTGGATACGTTTGTCTACCTGACCGTGGGCACGGGCATCGGCGGCGGCGCCATGGTAAATGGCAAACTGGTTCATGGGCTGCTCCATCCTGAAATGGGGCATGTCTTTGTGCCGCACGACCGCGGACGGGACCCGTTCCCCGGCGCGTGCCCATATCACGGAGACTGCCTGGAAGGGCTGGCGTCGGGTCCGGCGCTCGAGGCGCGCTGGGGCTGCAGCGCGGAGGCGCTGTCCCCCGATCACGCCGCATGGGACCTCGAGGCCGAATATCTGGCCAGCGGCCTTGTGCCGCAACTGTGCATCATCTCGCCGCAGCGGATTGTTCTGGGCGGCGGCGTCATGGAACAGGCGCACCTGTTCCCGCGCATTCGCGCGCGTTTCCTGTCGCTGCTGAACGGCTACATCCAACGGCCGGAAATCCTGCGGGATATCGGCTTGTACATTGTTCCGCCCGGCCTGGGCAACCGCGCCGGGGTACTCGGGGCCATCGCGCTGGCTCAGGACGCGGCCGCCCCGTAAGACAGCGCCTTCCGCGGCGGCGACCAGACTGTTTTACATACGCCGCAGTCCGCCTTCGGGGAGCGCTTCCTCACGGCACGAGAGTCCTCGCCGTTTTGCGCCGTGCAGCGGCCTGCGCACGGACATGACAAGGCCGCCGGGCCTCACGCTGAGGTCCGGCGGCCAAATCGGTCTATCGCTTGCTTGCGCGGGCTATTTCCGCTCGCGGCGGCGCAACGCCAAGGCGCCGCCCAGCGCACTCGTGCCTGCCAGCAGCGCAAGGCCGAGCGCGCCCGCGGCCGGAAGCGCATTCTGCACGACCAGCTCGGCCTGCGAATAGATGCTCGTGAAATCGTCCGAGACTTCGACGCGGTACACGCCCGCATCGGAGAAGGCCACCTCGTTAAACGTCAGGCGGAACGTCTGCGTGCCCTCGTGGAGCGAGTCTTCGGGCACCGGCACAAAGGCCTTCGTCCCGTCGTCCTTGTACCACTGCG harbors:
- a CDS encoding ROK family protein, whose product is MALWGGVEAGGTKFVCAVAAGPEEILAETRFPTTTPQETIARAVAFFLEEQQRHGPVAGLGIASFGPVDPKPGSPTYGCITTTPKRGWANTDLAGPLREALRAPIGFDTDVNGAALAEGRWGAAQGLDTFVYLTVGTGIGGGAMVNGKLVHGLLHPEMGHVFVPHDRGRDPFPGACPYHGDCLEGLASGPALEARWGCSAEALSPDHAAWDLEAEYLASGLVPQLCIISPQRIVLGGGVMEQAHLFPRIRARFLSLLNGYIQRPEILRDIGLYIVPPGLGNRAGVLGAIALAQDAAAP
- a CDS encoding immunoglobulin domain-containing protein, with product QWYKDDGTKAFVPVPEDSLHEGTQTFRLTFNEVAFSDAGVYRVEVSDDFTSIYSQAELVVQNALPAAGALGLALLAGTSALGGALALRRRERK